The following are encoded together in the Neomonachus schauinslandi chromosome 15, ASM220157v2, whole genome shotgun sequence genome:
- the LOC110593104 gene encoding olfactory receptor-like protein DTMT — MTEKNQTVISEFVLLGLPIYPDQRDLFYALFLAMYVTTILGNLLIIVLIHLDSHLHTPMYWFLSNLSFSDICFSSVTIPKLLQTMQSQDLSIPYAGCLTQMYFFLFFADLESFLLVAMAYDRYVAICFPLHYTTIMSPKLCLSLVVLSWVLTMFHAMLHTLLMARLWFCADNTIPHFFCDMSALLKLACSDTRVNELVIFIMGGLILVTPFLLIIMSYARIVSSILKVPSAKGIHKAFSTCGSHLSVVSLFYGTVIGLYLCPSTNNSTVKETVMAMMYTVVTPMLNPFIYSLRNRDMKGALGRVLFKKKTSFLV, encoded by the coding sequence ATGACAGAAAAGAATCAAACTGTCATCTCAGAATTTGTCCTCCTGGGTCTGCCCATTTATCCAGATCAGCGAGACCTGTTCTATGCCCTGTTCCTGGCCATGTATGTTACCACCATCCTGGGGAACCTTCTCATCATTGTCCTCATTCACCTGGACTCCCACCTCCACACGCCCATGTATTGGTTTCTCAgcaatttgtctttctctgatatctgtttctcttctgtgaCCATTCCCAAGTTGTTGCAAACCATGCAGAGCCAAGACTTATCCATCCCCTATGCTGGCTGCCTGACCCAGATgtacttcttcctgttttttgCTGACCTAGAGAGCTTCCTCCTGGtagccatggcctatgaccgctatgtggccatctgcTTCCCTTTGCACTACACCACCATCATGAGCCCCAAGCTCTGTCTCTCCCTGGTGGTGCTTTCCTGGGTGCTGACCATGTTCCATGCTATGTTACACACTCTGCTCATGGCCAGATTGTGGTTTTGTGCAGACAACACAATCCCCCACTTTTTCTGTGATATGTCTGCTCTGCTGAAGCTGGCCTGCTCTGACACTCGAGTTAATGAGTTGGTGATATTTATCATGGGAGGGCTCATTCTTGTCACCCccttcctcctcatcatcatGTCTTATGCACGGATTGTGTCCTCTATCCTCAAGGTCCCTTCTGCTAAGGGTATTCACAAAGCCTTCTCCACCTGTGGCTCCCACCTCTCTGTGGTGTCTCTCTTCTATGGGACAGTTATTGGTCTCTACTTATGCCCATCAACTAATAATTCTACTGTTAAGGAGACTGTCATGGCTATGATGTACACTGTGGTCACCCCCATGCTGAACCCCTTCATCTACAGCCTGAGGAACAGAGACATGAAGGGAGCCCTAGGAAGAGTTCTTTTCAAGAAGAAAACTTCCTTCCTTGTATAA